In Gordonia phthalatica, one genomic interval encodes:
- a CDS encoding type Z 30S ribosomal protein S14, giving the protein MAKKALVNKANKKPKFAVRGYTRCNKCGRPHSVYRKFGLCRVCFRDMAHAGELPGVQKSSW; this is encoded by the coding sequence ATGGCAAAGAAGGCTCTGGTCAACAAGGCCAACAAGAAGCCCAAGTTCGCCGTGCGGGGCTACACACGCTGCAACAAGTGCGGCCGCCCGCACTCGGTGTACCGCAAGTTCGGCCTGTGCCGCGTCTGCTTCCGCGACATGGCACACGCCGGCGAGCTGCCGGGCGTGCAGAAGTCCAGCTGGTGA